From one Leptospiraceae bacterium genomic stretch:
- a CDS encoding winged helix-turn-helix transcriptional regulator, with the protein MMKKKKKISKSRRKEIIEQLNISFKKIDFNKLFNRQADSVREVYCYSLSVAKKSEKIQINLSVREISENTGISITTVSRSLGALQKRNFLECIEKSWKFESAKFKLIGKIKKDYLLDYSQEFPSYALISYLGRNGAIVYSELKKVGKQNTHDLMKECEYQMSTKTFYRQLKKLESEEILSINNNDITLLKDVDTIADENMEKKCKDLKIRYKREREFFRFPKIRKMEKYLLEGQSDT; encoded by the coding sequence ATGATGAAAAAAAAGAAGAAGATTAGTAAAAGCAGAAGAAAAGAGATAATAGAACAGCTTAATATCTCTTTTAAAAAAATAGATTTCAATAAGTTGTTCAATAGACAAGCGGATTCAGTTAGAGAAGTATATTGTTATTCTTTATCGGTTGCGAAGAAGTCAGAAAAAATTCAGATTAATTTATCCGTAAGAGAAATTTCTGAAAATACAGGAATAAGCATCACGACAGTTTCTAGGAGTTTAGGTGCGTTGCAAAAAAGAAATTTTTTAGAATGTATTGAGAAGAGCTGGAAATTTGAGTCCGCAAAGTTTAAGTTAATTGGAAAAATAAAAAAGGATTACTTATTAGATTATTCTCAAGAATTTCCAAGCTATGCTTTGATCTCATATTTAGGAAGGAATGGAGCTATAGTTTATTCTGAATTAAAGAAAGTAGGTAAACAGAATACACATGATTTAATGAAAGAATGTGAATACCAAATGTCTACAAAAACTTTTTATAGACAATTAAAAAAATTAGAATCTGAAGAAATTTTATCAATTAACAATAATGACATCACGCTATTAAAGGATGTAGATACAATAGCAGATGAAAATATGGAAAAAAAATGTAAAGATTTAAAAATTAGGTATAAGAGAGAGAGAGAATTTTTTAGATTTCCAAAAATAAGAAAAATGGAAAAATACCTTTTAGAAGGACAAAGTGATACATAA